In one window of Thermomicrobiales bacterium DNA:
- a CDS encoding methyltransferase domain-containing protein: MKSAHPTETNIEAQTREQWRLDQQREWSDEQKVAAWRKWGRINIAAQEAATSALLDAAHLAPGMRVIDIAGGGGDPGLAAAARIGPTGHVTVTDVSRGMLETAQEYARQDGLTNLEYHLADTEHLPFADHAFDGALCRCAVMFFPDPAAALREIRRVLAPEGIAAFLAWGPLPENPLFSGGFAAIGKVRPLPPPPPGTPHPFKFATPGSLGLALEDAGFVAVSEQRIRPMSRWSVTPEQFTELTVEMGGLEWLLSQMSPSQRESVLNDMTEHFRGYRRAAGVEFPLVLVLATGVSAPE; this comes from the coding sequence ATGAAGTCCGCACACCCAACCGAAACCAATATCGAAGCGCAGACCCGGGAACAATGGCGCCTGGACCAGCAACGCGAATGGTCCGACGAGCAGAAAGTCGCCGCCTGGCGCAAGTGGGGACGCATCAACATTGCCGCGCAGGAGGCGGCGACATCGGCGCTCCTGGATGCGGCTCACCTCGCTCCTGGTATGCGCGTCATCGACATTGCCGGCGGGGGAGGCGATCCCGGACTCGCGGCTGCGGCCAGAATCGGGCCAACCGGGCATGTGACCGTGACCGACGTCTCGCGCGGCATGCTCGAGACCGCTCAGGAGTACGCGCGGCAGGATGGGCTGACCAATCTCGAGTACCACCTGGCCGATACCGAACACCTCCCGTTCGCCGACCATGCCTTCGACGGCGCTTTGTGTCGCTGCGCCGTGATGTTCTTCCCGGACCCCGCTGCGGCGCTCCGGGAGATACGTCGGGTCCTCGCGCCCGAGGGGATCGCGGCCTTTCTCGCCTGGGGGCCGCTGCCAGAGAATCCATTGTTCTCAGGCGGCTTCGCGGCCATTGGCAAGGTGCGTCCCCTGCCGCCACCTCCGCCGGGAACCCCACATCCGTTCAAGTTCGCGACGCCCGGATCGCTCGGCCTTGCGCTCGAAGACGCCGGCTTTGTCGCTGTCTCCGAGCAACGGATCCGTCCAATGTCCCGCTGGAGCGTGACACCCGAGCAGTTCACCGAATTGACTGTGGAAATGGGCGGTCTCGAATGGCTGCTGTCACAGATGTCGCCGTCACAACGTGAATCCGTTCTCAACGACATGACCGAACATTTCCGGGGATATCGACGCGCCGCAGGCGTCGAGTTTCCTCTCGTCCTCGTTCTTGCGACTGGTGTCTCTGCCCCGGAGTGA
- a CDS encoding Uma2 family endonuclease has protein sequence MTATHLATAEDLLQMGSRAPYELWEGALREVSTPGFRAAVYGARLAIATFSFADAQGLGYVTSARCGYTLSEHPDTVVAPDVGFVRGDRFPDGMPDRGFCPVPPDLAIEVISPTDTKAEMAEKQALYAKAGVPLVWWVDPERKTATVHRLGHAPEVVEAKGVLDGGDVLPGFELALQAIFRD, from the coding sequence ATGACGGCGACGCACCTCGCTACCGCGGAAGACCTTCTTCAGATGGGCAGCAGAGCTCCGTATGAGCTTTGGGAAGGCGCATTGAGAGAGGTGTCGACACCGGGCTTCAGGGCGGCGGTGTACGGGGCGCGATTGGCAATTGCGACCTTCAGTTTCGCCGATGCTCAGGGACTGGGGTACGTCACGAGCGCCCGTTGTGGATACACGCTCAGCGAGCACCCAGATACCGTCGTTGCTCCCGATGTCGGGTTCGTGCGCGGGGACCGATTTCCGGACGGCATGCCGGATCGAGGCTTTTGTCCGGTGCCACCCGATCTGGCGATCGAAGTCATTTCACCCACCGACACGAAGGCGGAGATGGCGGAGAAGCAAGCGCTCTACGCCAAGGCTGGTGTTCCATTGGTGTGGTGGGTCGATCCAGAGCGGAAGACGGCGACAGTCCATCGGTTGGGCCACGCCCCTGAGGTAGTCGAGGCGAAGGGAGTGCTCGATGGAGGGGATGTGCTGCCGGGTTTCGAACTCGCGCTTCAGGCGATCTTCCGAGACTGA
- a CDS encoding SH3 domain-containing protein codes for MIPTLIPLEGTAFLQASVNCRIGPGTSYSILGVVNGNARIPLRGGLQNGWYPVVCFGQDGWIMGNYIAVQSPTPTATATATLPSTGSRGDHRAGELPNRHQHNHAGHYGGGKWRHLATARGNPGQLDAGDLRRSGRLDQQPLPLQRVLLIFKR; via the coding sequence GTGATCCCGACATTGATCCCGCTGGAAGGAACGGCCTTCCTGCAGGCGAGTGTGAACTGCCGGATTGGACCGGGCACAAGTTATTCCATCCTTGGCGTGGTGAACGGGAATGCGCGGATTCCATTGCGCGGTGGTTTGCAGAACGGCTGGTATCCGGTCGTTTGCTTTGGCCAGGATGGCTGGATCATGGGTAACTACATCGCGGTGCAGTCTCCGACACCGACAGCAACTGCGACCGCGACGCTGCCGAGCACCGGTTCCCGTGGTGACCACCGCGCGGGTGAACTGCCGAACCGGCACCAGCACAACCACGCAGGTCATTACGGTGGTGGCAAATGGCGCCACCTTGCAACTGCGCGGGGCAACCCAGGGCAATTGGACGCCGGTGACCTGCGCCGATCAGGACGGCTGGATCAGCAGCCGCTACCGCTGCAGCGCGTTCTCCTGATCTTCAAACGGTGA
- a CDS encoding inositol-3-phosphate synthase: MAKKNGSNGSNGTNGVHANGHSTGRDTSKVRVAIIGVGNCASSLVQGVEYYKNAPENERVPGLMHVNLGGYHISDIEFSAAFDVVEGKVGKDLSEAIFAHPNNTYKFCDVPHLGVPVHRGMTHDGIGKYLSEVVTKAPGPTADIVQILKDTKTDVVVSYLPVGSEMATKWYVEQVLEAGCGFVNCIPVFIAREPYWQKRFQEKGLPVIGDDIKSQVGATITHRVLTNLFLDRGVQIDRTYQLNFGGNTDFLNMLERERLDSKKISKTNAVTSQIPYEVPAENVHVGPSDYVPWLKDRKWCHIRMEGTTFGDVPLNLELKLEVWDSPNSAGWQSS, from the coding sequence GTGGCGAAGAAGAACGGATCCAACGGTTCGAACGGGACCAATGGCGTGCATGCCAACGGTCATAGCACGGGTCGCGACACGAGCAAGGTGCGCGTGGCGATCATCGGCGTTGGCAACTGCGCGTCGTCGCTGGTGCAGGGCGTCGAGTACTACAAGAACGCGCCGGAGAACGAGCGCGTGCCGGGGCTGATGCATGTCAACCTGGGCGGCTATCACATCTCGGATATCGAGTTCAGCGCGGCCTTCGACGTGGTCGAGGGGAAGGTTGGCAAGGACCTCTCCGAGGCGATCTTTGCGCACCCGAACAACACCTACAAGTTCTGCGATGTGCCGCATCTGGGCGTGCCGGTCCACCGTGGCATGACGCACGATGGCATCGGCAAGTACCTCTCCGAGGTGGTGACCAAGGCCCCTGGCCCCACCGCCGACATCGTGCAGATTCTGAAGGACACCAAGACCGATGTGGTGGTCTCGTACCTGCCGGTCGGTTCGGAGATGGCGACCAAGTGGTATGTGGAGCAGGTGCTGGAGGCCGGTTGCGGGTTCGTGAACTGCATTCCGGTCTTCATCGCCCGTGAGCCGTACTGGCAGAAGCGCTTCCAGGAGAAGGGCCTGCCCGTGATCGGCGACGATATCAAGAGCCAGGTGGGCGCCACCATCACCCACCGGGTGCTGACCAATCTGTTCCTCGACCGCGGCGTGCAGATCGACCGCACCTATCAGCTGAACTTCGGCGGCAACACCGACTTCCTGAACATGCTGGAGCGGGAGCGGCTCGATTCCAAGAAGATCTCCAAGACCAACGCGGTCACCTCGCAGATCCCCTACGAGGTGCCGGCCGAGAATGTCCACGTCGGTCCGTCGGACTATGTGCCCTGGTTGAAGGACCGCAAGTGGTGCCACATCCGCATGGAAGGGACGACCTTTGGCGATGTGCCCCTGAATCTGGAGCTCAAACTGGAGGTCTGGGACTCGCCGAACTCGGCTGGTTGGCAGTCTTCGTGA
- a CDS encoding NYN domain-containing protein, with product MPDRVTLFVDGFNYYYGLFRGRPVRCHPRTKWANPVLLGQAICRQIGIDGTVGRVHYCSAPSLPGPNDPGQATRQHHYFQALSGVPGVTVTLGRHFEKPKSVRAIDVVTGQAIGPAFKAMVREEKGSDVNLAAFLVRDAARDQFDVAIVLSNDSDLASAVNIAREDFGKEVVVVSPQINHRDRHGRRRVSYDLARAASRSLILDHNLLSGCRLPDPSPDADGNLIACPSEWR from the coding sequence ATGCCTGATCGAGTGACGCTCTTCGTCGATGGATTCAACTATTACTACGGACTCTTTCGTGGACGTCCTGTGCGGTGTCATCCACGCACCAAATGGGCAAATCCGGTGTTGCTCGGACAGGCGATCTGTCGCCAAATTGGTATCGATGGGACCGTTGGGCGGGTCCACTACTGTTCGGCTCCTTCGCTGCCAGGCCCGAATGATCCGGGGCAGGCCACACGACAGCACCACTACTTTCAGGCACTCTCGGGAGTTCCTGGAGTTACTGTGACCTTGGGACGGCATTTTGAGAAGCCCAAGTCTGTCCGGGCAATCGATGTGGTGACCGGTCAGGCGATCGGGCCGGCTTTCAAAGCCATGGTTCGAGAGGAAAAGGGTTCAGACGTCAACTTGGCGGCCTTTCTGGTTCGTGATGCGGCTCGAGATCAGTTCGATGTGGCCATCGTGCTTTCGAACGATTCCGATCTCGCCAGTGCCGTGAACATTGCCCGTGAAGACTTCGGAAAAGAAGTCGTCGTTGTTTCCCCTCAAATCAATCATCGAGATCGGCATGGCAGACGCCGCGTCTCCTACGACTTGGCTCGTGCCGCGTCGCGGTCACTTATTCTTGATCACAACCTCCTCTCTGGTTGTAGGCTTCCCGACCCCTCTCCGGATGCCGATGGGAATTTGATTGCTTGCCCATCCGAGTGGAGATAG
- a CDS encoding methyltransferase, whose translation MSVFSETLAPDDAAWHLVTASWITHATRTMADLRLADHLAAGPMSLDALATASGTHAPSLARLVRALVGLGLIVRTDDDRFALTPVGEYLRSDVPGSAAGFSLGCMSALIERPMLQLTDAIRDGRATFPAIYGQDFWSYLSSHPDDQARFDTAMSTGSTGDGTSLARICNFEGVSTLVDIGGGEGQMLSEVLHANPRLRGMLFDRPEALARAGSVLDRLGVRDRCELIPGDFLVSVPQGGDAYILSIVIHDWPDEEALQILGNCYRAMKPGSRIWISEGLMDESDEYDRQRLVDLLMLVLFAAKERTFEEHRTLLEEAGFVQISALVDPDDPRRVVIQGIRP comes from the coding sequence ATGTCCGTATTTTCCGAAACGCTTGCGCCAGACGACGCCGCATGGCATCTGGTCACCGCCTCGTGGATCACGCACGCCACGCGGACCATGGCGGACCTCAGGCTGGCCGATCATCTCGCCGCTGGTCCGATGAGCCTCGACGCGTTGGCCACTGCGTCCGGCACGCACGCGCCCAGTCTCGCCCGCCTTGTCCGCGCGCTCGTGGGACTCGGGTTGATCGTCCGCACCGACGACGACCGATTCGCTCTGACACCGGTGGGCGAGTATCTCCGCTCGGACGTCCCCGGCTCGGCCGCCGGGTTTTCGTTGGGGTGCATGAGCGCGCTCATCGAACGCCCCATGTTGCAGCTCACCGATGCGATCCGAGATGGTCGAGCAACGTTCCCGGCCATCTATGGGCAGGATTTCTGGAGCTACCTTTCCAGTCATCCCGACGATCAGGCCCGCTTCGATACCGCCATGTCCACCGGTTCCACCGGTGATGGCACGAGCCTCGCACGTATCTGTAACTTCGAGGGAGTATCGACACTGGTCGACATTGGCGGCGGCGAGGGACAGATGCTCTCCGAAGTCCTGCATGCGAATCCGCGCTTGCGCGGCATGCTCTTCGACCGGCCAGAAGCGCTGGCGCGCGCCGGATCGGTCCTGGATCGACTTGGCGTGCGCGATCGGTGCGAGCTGATTCCCGGCGATTTCCTTGTCTCGGTCCCCCAGGGCGGGGATGCCTACATCCTCTCTATCGTCATTCACGATTGGCCGGACGAGGAGGCGTTGCAGATCCTGGGCAACTGTTATCGGGCCATGAAGCCGGGTTCCCGTATCTGGATCTCCGAAGGGCTGATGGACGAATCCGATGAATACGACCGGCAGAGACTGGTCGATCTGCTCATGCTGGTGTTGTTCGCGGCCAAGGAACGAACATTCGAGGAGCATCGAACGCTGCTCGAGGAAGCGGGTTTCGTGCAGATTTCGGCGCTCGTCGACCCAGACGACCCGCGGCGCGTGGTCATCCAGGGAATCCGTCCGTAG
- a CDS encoding MerR family transcriptional regulator encodes MADLFSQVPLPASGRGGDQLQLTSWGLPGRQSADTLPRLYMTGDLRAVTGLSRTQLDFYLRDGLVKPTARTESGFLLFDDAEVELVRHIVNERRNGVALKEIRRRIGR; translated from the coding sequence ATGGCTGATCTCTTTTCGCAGGTCCCGCTACCTGCGTCTGGTCGTGGCGGCGATCAACTGCAACTGACATCCTGGGGTCTCCCCGGACGTCAATCCGCCGATACCTTGCCGCGGCTCTATATGACCGGCGACCTGCGCGCCGTCACCGGGCTTTCGCGCACCCAGCTCGACTTTTACCTCCGCGACGGGCTGGTCAAACCAACCGCTCGCACCGAAAGCGGCTTCCTCCTCTTCGATGACGCGGAAGTCGAGCTCGTGCGGCATATCGTGAACGAGCGACGCAATGGGGTGGCCCTCAAAGAGATTCGCCGCCGGATCGGCCGGTAG
- a CDS encoding AAA family ATPase, with protein MNHHSEETPTSPIPWRPRESARPAALPAARAIELFYPSLGHSDCIERLEDASRNGGLSLVIGQSGLGKSLLLDVCLDDLNLRHTVVTIRDPREIRTDTQLLKAIITQSGALPSGRSGIELMGDLQELTLALLRRERPLRILIDDAEQLSSSQLELIRAMLSNVAPASGAIGVILFGKPALNDRIDRRQGLASQVEMRHTLNPFCRKDTAGMVRHRAKELGESPLSRFHFAEDALNVIHTRAHGNPAQILTAMSLSIGRARTLQRTTIDAAIVLDAISSPRRAGVQQRLPFDRLAEQPGNHPPAPVVLFQERSGHGLEGG; from the coding sequence GTGAACCACCATTCCGAAGAGACCCCGACCTCCCCGATCCCCTGGCGCCCGCGCGAATCCGCGCGGCCGGCCGCGTTGCCGGCTGCCCGGGCGATCGAGCTCTTCTATCCCTCGCTTGGTCACTCCGATTGCATCGAACGCCTCGAGGACGCCAGCCGCAACGGCGGCCTCAGCCTGGTCATCGGCCAATCCGGCCTCGGCAAGAGCCTTCTGCTCGATGTCTGCCTGGACGATCTGAACCTGCGTCACACCGTCGTCACCATCCGCGATCCGCGCGAGATCCGTACCGACACCCAGCTTCTCAAAGCCATCATCACCCAGTCCGGCGCGCTCCCCAGCGGACGCTCCGGCATCGAATTGATGGGCGATCTGCAGGAGCTCACCCTCGCCCTGCTTCGGCGCGAACGGCCCTTGCGCATCCTGATCGACGACGCCGAGCAACTCTCCAGCTCGCAGCTGGAGCTCATTCGCGCCATGCTCTCCAATGTCGCCCCTGCCTCTGGCGCGATCGGCGTCATCCTCTTCGGCAAACCCGCCCTGAACGACAGGATCGACCGTCGCCAGGGACTGGCCTCGCAAGTCGAGATGCGGCATACGCTCAATCCGTTCTGCCGCAAGGACACCGCCGGCATGGTGCGGCATCGCGCCAAAGAACTGGGCGAATCGCCCCTGTCGCGGTTTCACTTTGCCGAGGACGCACTCAATGTGATCCATACCCGCGCCCATGGCAACCCAGCCCAGATCCTGACAGCCATGAGCCTCAGCATCGGCCGGGCGCGGACACTCCAGCGCACCACCATCGACGCCGCTATCGTGCTCGACGCTATTTCGTCGCCACGGCGCGCCGGGGTGCAGCAGCGCTTGCCATTCGACCGTCTCGCGGAGCAGCCTGGGAACCACCCACCTGCGCCGGTTGTCCTGTTTCAGGAACGCTCGGGCCACGGGCTCGAGGGAGGATGA